The Thermocrinis albus DSM 14484 genome segment TCTCTGTCCGAAATTGAACTCTTTTGAGATGGTATTCAACAGTGATATTCCCGATATGAGATTTTCCTGAGTAAATACATCTTTTACTTTTTCAATTTGCTTTTGTGCTCTGTCTTTCAGCTCAGGTTTCAGTTTTGAGATATCGGGATTCAAAGCCTTTTCAGGGTTTTTGTTTATCGTGTTTAAGAATTTTTCAATATCAGTTGCTGTAAGTTTGACATAGCTTTCTTTAATCTGTTCGGGCTTCTGCAGTGTGGATAATGCCCATACAGCACCACCTATGAGAAATACATTTTTCCTGTTAACATAAGCTGGATTTTTGCTCTTTTCTCTGTTAAGTAAGGGAATTATTTCCCTGTGTAAAATTTCTGTCAGTGATTTTTTAAAGCTTCCTCTTTTTATTGCTTCTTCGGTGAGACTTACACTGCCGTAAGGAATTTCAAAGCTTTTTACGATTATAGAGTCAGCAACTTTTTCAAGATATCCAATCTTTGTGTTTCCACTTCCCACATCAACGACGATTGAGTTGTAATAGTATTTTGGAGGCAGAGCACCAGCTATGTTGTAAAGGACTTCATCCTGAGCAGTAAGGAACAAAAGCCTGTATCCTGTGAGTGCTTCAATTCGTTTTGAAAGTTCCTCTTTATTTTTCACAGCCGTGATGGCGCTGCTGGCAACAAGAAATATATTGTTACCTGGCACTCCTTTCTCTCTCATTTTGTTAATGAGAGTTTTTACAGCCTGAGCAGTCTCCTCTATTCCTTCAGAGGTAAACTCTCCTTTTTCCTTAACTCCTGCAATAATCGTGGTATTGATGTTTTCCCGAAATAGCTCGTTTATGTCGTAAAGTTCATCCTCTCTCAGAGTAATCTCAAGGGCAATTGCCTTAACTCCCTTTGCACCTATCTCAACCCCACCATAAACAGCTGTTCTCCTCCGTTCAAGTGAGGCAATATCAGATAAAACCTGAGATGCATAGGCTTCAGCACCAATGGATTTGAAAATCTCGTATGCCTTATTCAGGTAGTCTTTTGCAAGCTTTTTATCTCCTTTATCCATGAAATACCAGCCAAAATTCTTGTATCCAACTCCTTCCCAGTATTTATCTCCAACTTTTTTAACTCTTTTTAGTCCTTCATCAAGATAAAAATAGGCATTATCAAAATCCTTTAACTTGCGATATGTATTTCCGAGATTGAGCATTGCTATACCACTTCCATGATAGTCTCCGTATCTTGTAGAGATATCAATAGCTTTTTTAAAGTATTCTATTGCCTTTGTGTAATCTCCTTTTTTGTCATAAATCACAGCAATGTTGTTATAGGTAGGAGCCTTGTCCAATTCATTAGTTTGTAGCCTTAGTGATTCCTCATAGTATGATAAAGCTTTGTCAAGTTCACCTTTTTTATCAAAAATTAATGCAATGTTGTTAAGCTGGGTAGCCTCTAATTTTCTATTTCCCAGTTTTTTAGCTAGATCAAGGCTTCTACTGTGATATAACAGGGCATTATCTAAATCTCCTTTGCTGTCATAAACTGATCCAAGCCAGTTATAGATATACATCAAATCATCATCTCTTACTGCATAGGCTTCGGCTTTCTTAAAATTTTCAAGGGCAAGATTGAGCTGACCGGTCTTGTAATAGGCTATACCCAGACAAAAATAAGCATCCACACTTCTTGGATAAAGTTTTACTGCCTCTTGACCTGCCTGAATTGCCCTTACATAATCCTTTGCATTCAGATAGTTAGCGCATTCATCAATTGGATTGAGGGCATGAGCTAAAGAGGTGAGAAATAAAATGAAAGCCAGATAGAGAAACGCTATTTTTCTCATCTTTCCCCTCCAATAAAGCATTAAATTTCGATTGCAATATTATAACATTTTTACTGTTAAGCAGTCCTCTCTTTATATCCCACGTGGTTCAGATAAAGCTCACCTATGTACTCCATGGCACACCTCCTCGTATAACTTGGTGAGATTTTTAAAGGTGTTTTCCCAACTGAAGTTTTCCTTCACAAGGGTATGAAGATGAAGAGCTGTTTCGTAAGAGGCGATAGCACAAGCCTTCTGTATACTTATAGCCAGAGCTTCGGGAGAGTAATCTTCCGCCAAGGTATCTTTTATCAGCTGTGTTTCCACACCTATGTTAAAACCTGCTACCACAAGACCGCATCCTTGGGCCTCCACCAAGCTATAACCGAAGGTTTCGTATCTGCTACCGGTAACCAGTACATGGTGTTGACGGTATATATCCGCCAAACTTTCTGGATCTTCCACATAACCTAAGTAGCGTACGTTGGGCCTTCTGGAGGCTTCTTTCCTCACCAGATCTTCCAGAGGTCCTGCACCAACCATCGTAAGAGTGTAATCTTCGGGAGGAAGCAAGGAAAAGGCTTTCAAAACTATATCCACACCCTTCTCGTGGGAAAGCCTTCCCACATATATGACTCTGCACACATCCTTTCTATACTGGGGATTGGGGTAAAACACATTGGTGTCCACACCCAAGGGCAGGTACCTCAGTAGCTCTCTCCTTACTCCCAGATCCACTAAGGAGTCCATATGTTGCCGAGAAGGGACCAACACCGTATGAGCGTACTTGTTGACAGCTTCCACCATCTTGCTGAGTAGTATCTTTTTCATAGAGCTAGGTAACTTTGTGTGGTAGAGTTCACCTACCGCGTCAGAGTGATAGAAAACTACCGTTGGCACCTCAGGTATGCCTTTGAGAACATGGAGTATAAGGTAGGTGCCCCCCATCTCCACCAGGTGCGGTCTTTCTCGCCCAACCACCCGGAGTATCTCCTTAGGATTCAGGAAGAACCTGTATCCTGCCATCAAAGGAAAGGAGGACAGCTTTATCACCTTGGTGGAAGGACTGAGTTTTAAGTCCCCTGTTTTGGCTGGTATAACGAGAATATGTTCAAAACCAACCCTTTCCATAAAGAAGGACTTCTGCCTCAGATAGGTCTTTATACCACCACTCCTGCTGTGTACGTAGGGTGTTATGTCCATTATCCTCATGACCTTACATACACTCCCAGTAGATTGTCTATGTACTTCAGATAGGTTTCTCTGAGGTTCATGCTGAGGGCATGTTGATAAGCTCTATTTCCTATTCTTTCCCTCAGTTGGTGGTCCTTAAGGAGCATTTCCAGCTTTTGGATGTAGTCCTGAAAAGAGAAAGCCACAAAACCGTTTAAACCGTCCGTCACCCGCTCCCCAGCACCACCTCTCCCACTTACCACTACAGGTAGACCGCTGGCCATAGCTTCGAGAACCACTTGACCGTATGTCTCCGTTTCG includes the following:
- a CDS encoding glycosyltransferase family 4 protein, translated to MRIMDITPYVHSRSGGIKTYLRQKSFFMERVGFEHILVIPAKTGDLKLSPSTKVIKLSSFPLMAGYRFFLNPKEILRVVGRERPHLVEMGGTYLILHVLKGIPEVPTVVFYHSDAVGELYHTKLPSSMKKILLSKMVEAVNKYAHTVLVPSRQHMDSLVDLGVRRELLRYLPLGVDTNVFYPNPQYRKDVCRVIYVGRLSHEKGVDIVLKAFSLLPPEDYTLTMVGAGPLEDLVRKEASRRPNVRYLGYVEDPESLADIYRQHHVLVTGSRYETFGYSLVEAQGCGLVVAGFNIGVETQLIKDTLAEDYSPEALAISIQKACAIASYETALHLHTLVKENFSWENTFKNLTKLYEEVCHGVHR
- a CDS encoding tetratricopeptide repeat protein, coding for MRKIAFLYLAFILFLTSLAHALNPIDECANYLNAKDYVRAIQAGQEAVKLYPRSVDAYFCLGIAYYKTGQLNLALENFKKAEAYAVRDDDLMYIYNWLGSVYDSKGDLDNALLYHSRSLDLAKKLGNRKLEATQLNNIALIFDKKGELDKALSYYEESLRLQTNELDKAPTYNNIAVIYDKKGDYTKAIEYFKKAIDISTRYGDYHGSGIAMLNLGNTYRKLKDFDNAYFYLDEGLKRVKKVGDKYWEGVGYKNFGWYFMDKGDKKLAKDYLNKAYEIFKSIGAEAYASQVLSDIASLERRRTAVYGGVEIGAKGVKAIALEITLREDELYDINELFRENINTTIIAGVKEKGEFTSEGIEETAQAVKTLINKMREKGVPGNNIFLVASSAITAVKNKEELSKRIEALTGYRLLFLTAQDEVLYNIAGALPPKYYYNSIVVDVGSGNTKIGYLEKVADSIIVKSFEIPYGSVSLTEEAIKRGSFKKSLTEILHREIIPLLNREKSKNPAYVNRKNVFLIGGAVWALSTLQKPEQIKESYVKLTATDIEKFLNTINKNPEKALNPDISKLKPELKDRAQKQIEKVKDVFTQENLISGISLLNTISKEFNFGQRQLIFPRYGNWLIGYVMLNGYWIEKEK